A region of Rhodoferax potami DNA encodes the following proteins:
- the pgsA gene encoding CDP-diacylglycerol--glycerol-3-phosphate 3-phosphatidyltransferase, translating into MFTTIPTIMTWARIFAIPLIVGVFYLPGSMASDYEKNLAATVMFVLFALTDWLDGYLARKLNQASSFGAFLDPVADKFLVCACVLVLVHLQRADVFVALIIIGREIAISALREWMAQIGASKSVAVHMIGKLKTVVQMVAIPFLLFNGMLFGVIDTHLWGVWLMWGAAVLTVWSMVYYLQKAIPEIRARAS; encoded by the coding sequence ATGTTTACCACCATCCCCACCATCATGACCTGGGCGCGGATCTTCGCGATTCCCCTCATTGTGGGCGTGTTCTACCTGCCAGGTAGCATGGCCAGCGATTACGAAAAAAACCTGGCTGCAACGGTAATGTTTGTGCTGTTCGCCTTGACCGATTGGCTCGATGGCTATCTGGCTCGCAAGCTGAACCAGGCCTCTTCATTTGGGGCCTTTCTGGATCCGGTAGCCGACAAGTTTTTAGTGTGTGCATGTGTGCTCGTGCTGGTGCACTTACAGCGTGCGGATGTTTTTGTCGCATTGATCATCATCGGGCGGGAGATCGCGATTTCTGCCCTGCGTGAGTGGATGGCGCAAATCGGAGCAAGCAAGAGCGTGGCTGTCCACATGATCGGCAAACTCAAGACGGTGGTCCAGATGGTGGCGATCCCCTTTCTGCTTTTTAACGGCATGTTGTTCGGCGTGATTGATACCCACCTGTGGGGCGTTTGGTTGATGTGGGGGGCGGCCGTCTTGACTGTGTGGTCCATGGTGTACTACTTGCAAAAGGCAATCCCTGAGATCCGGGCCCGTGCCTCGTAA
- the uvrC gene encoding excinuclease ABC subunit UvrC has translation MSDTHPEELLREVAALPSLPGVYRYFDADGQVLYVGKAINLKKRVSSYFQKNHGGTRIGHMVSKIVRMETTVVRSEAEALLLENNLIKTLNPKYNILFRDDKSYPYLKMTGTPPVPKKLAPAEPPVAARAPQPVEFARVSYYRGAVEKKHRYFGPYPSAWAVKEAILLMQKVFRLRTCEDSIFANRTRPCLLYQIKRCSGPCVGHIQPLDYAQDVANAERFLKGEAQDVMRGLETRMMAHSDKLEFEKAAELRNQVAALSNVLHQQSVDNVSDRDVDILAVKVQGGKACVNLAMVRGGRHLGDRPYFPVHVEDASVMDVTDEGASAPPVEVQVLEAFIAQHYLQVPMPSVLVVSEPVSKALMQALAEQTGVKAAAVHQPREQRRAWLEMAQTNAALQLARLLSEEGSQQARTRALADALDLAMDNLDDLRIECFDISHTAGEATQASCVVFQQHKMQNAEYRRFNIDGITGGDDYAAMRQVLTRRYSKIAEAVREAKHIGTTLASNARLPDLVLVDGGKGQVSMAREVFESLGLDLSLIVGVEKGEGRKVGLEELVFADGRDKVYLGADSAALMLVAQIRDEAHRFAITGMRAARAKVRTGGSKLEEIPGIGPKRRARLLQRFGGVRGVEQASAQDIASVEGISRELAEEIYRALH, from the coding sequence ATGAGTGATACCCATCCTGAAGAGCTACTGCGTGAAGTGGCAGCGTTGCCGTCTTTGCCCGGCGTCTATCGTTATTTTGATGCGGATGGCCAGGTCTTGTATGTCGGCAAAGCCATCAACCTAAAGAAGCGGGTGAGCAGCTATTTTCAGAAGAACCATGGCGGCACCCGTATCGGGCACATGGTCAGCAAGATTGTGCGCATGGAGACCACGGTGGTCCGTTCCGAAGCGGAAGCGCTGCTGCTGGAAAACAACCTCATCAAAACCCTGAACCCCAAGTACAACATTCTGTTCAGGGATGACAAGAGCTACCCCTATTTGAAGATGACGGGTACGCCTCCCGTGCCCAAAAAACTGGCTCCAGCCGAGCCCCCGGTGGCAGCACGGGCCCCGCAACCGGTGGAATTTGCGCGGGTCTCGTATTACCGGGGGGCGGTCGAGAAAAAGCATCGTTACTTTGGCCCGTACCCCAGCGCGTGGGCGGTCAAAGAGGCCATTCTGTTGATGCAAAAGGTGTTCCGCTTGCGCACCTGTGAAGACTCGATATTTGCCAACCGCACCCGCCCTTGTTTGCTGTACCAGATCAAGCGCTGCTCAGGACCTTGTGTCGGCCATATTCAGCCGCTGGACTACGCGCAGGATGTGGCAAATGCCGAGCGCTTTCTGAAGGGGGAGGCGCAAGACGTCATGCGGGGGCTGGAGACCCGCATGATGGCGCACTCGGACAAGCTGGAGTTTGAGAAAGCCGCCGAGTTGCGCAATCAAGTCGCTGCGCTCTCCAATGTTTTGCATCAGCAATCGGTCGACAACGTGTCAGACCGGGATGTGGACATCTTGGCCGTCAAGGTGCAGGGCGGCAAAGCCTGTGTGAATCTGGCGATGGTGCGGGGTGGGCGTCATTTGGGCGACCGACCGTATTTCCCGGTGCATGTGGAAGATGCCTCGGTCATGGATGTGACGGACGAGGGGGCGAGCGCGCCGCCCGTCGAAGTGCAAGTGTTGGAGGCCTTTATCGCCCAGCACTATTTACAAGTACCCATGCCTTCGGTGCTCGTGGTGAGTGAGCCGGTGAGCAAAGCGCTCATGCAGGCATTGGCAGAGCAAACCGGTGTTAAGGCTGCGGCAGTGCACCAACCCCGCGAGCAGCGCCGGGCTTGGTTGGAAATGGCCCAAACCAATGCAGCACTTCAATTGGCGCGCTTGCTATCTGAAGAGGGCTCGCAGCAGGCTCGCACACGCGCCTTGGCGGATGCTTTGGATCTCGCGATGGACAACTTGGATGATCTGCGGATCGAGTGTTTCGATATTTCACACACGGCAGGGGAGGCTACACAGGCTTCGTGCGTGGTGTTTCAGCAGCACAAGATGCAGAACGCTGAGTACCGGCGATTCAACATCGATGGCATCACCGGTGGCGATGATTACGCAGCGATGCGTCAGGTGCTCACCCGGCGTTACAGCAAGATTGCAGAGGCGGTGCGTGAAGCCAAGCACATCGGAACCACTTTGGCCAGCAACGCCCGGTTGCCGGACCTCGTGTTGGTGGACGGCGGCAAGGGGCAGGTGTCCATGGCGAGGGAGGTCTTCGAGAGCCTGGGCCTGGATTTGTCGCTGATCGTCGGTGTCGAGAAAGGTGAGGGCCGCAAAGTAGGTCTTGAGGAATTGGTGTTTGCCGATGGCAGAGACAAGGTGTACCTTGGTGCTGACTCGGCTGCCCTGATGTTGGTTGCTCAAATCCGCGACGAAGCCCACCGCTTCGCTATTACGGGAATGCGGGCAGCCCGCGCCAAGGTGCGAACGGGTGGCAGCAAGTTGGAGGAAATACCCGGCATAGGCCCCAAGCGGCGGGCGCGCTTGTTGCAGCGTTTCGGTGGGGTTCGCGGCGTGGAGCAGGCCAGTGCGCAAGACATTGCATCGGTCGAAGGTATATCGCGTGAATTGGCGGAGGAAATCTACCGGGCGCTGCATTGA
- the earP gene encoding elongation factor P maturation arginine rhamnosyltransferase EarP has product MSLVTSTPTSHHDPAPPWQWDVFCRVIDNFGDIGVCWRLCADLASRGHHVRLWADDSSPLTWMAPGAREGLWPGVQVLDWTQSQDATFVAQLPAASVWIEGFGCDIAPEFIALHASHMSASASEGIKTPVWINLEYLSAEGYVERCHALPSPVMQGPAKGRTKHFYYPGFTAGTGGLLRESKLLATAAQWDHTKRSDWLRSHGVAWQGERLISLFCYEPEGLGAALAHWMRGPEQTLLLVTPGRAARAVQAAWSTAIEASGVPEGESKLRLHHLPALTQAEFDDLLRSCDVNLVRGEDSLVRALWAGKPFLWHIYPQDDGAHLYKLNAFLDCLQVPAGLRTLFAAWNGLPLPSGAEGTPIDWALLHAEESRIAAHRWCIQLAAQEDLVTALVNFVEKKR; this is encoded by the coding sequence ATGTCCCTAGTCACCTCTACACCGACCTCCCACCACGACCCCGCACCACCATGGCAATGGGATGTGTTCTGCCGAGTGATCGATAACTTCGGCGACATCGGCGTGTGCTGGCGCTTGTGCGCAGACCTCGCGAGCCGGGGCCACCACGTCCGTTTGTGGGCGGACGATAGCAGCCCGTTAACCTGGATGGCTCCCGGTGCGCGTGAGGGCCTATGGCCAGGCGTTCAAGTACTGGACTGGACACAGTCCCAAGACGCAACCTTTGTCGCACAACTGCCTGCCGCAAGCGTGTGGATTGAGGGATTCGGATGCGATATCGCTCCTGAATTCATAGCATTGCATGCAAGCCACATGAGCGCAAGCGCCTCAGAAGGCATCAAAACCCCGGTGTGGATCAACCTCGAATACCTGTCTGCAGAGGGTTATGTAGAGCGTTGTCACGCCCTACCCTCGCCGGTGATGCAGGGTCCCGCCAAAGGTCGGACCAAACATTTTTACTACCCCGGCTTTACCGCAGGCACGGGCGGCTTGCTGCGGGAATCCAAGCTGCTGGCAACCGCAGCGCAATGGGACCACACAAAGCGCTCCGACTGGCTGCGCAGCCATGGAGTGGCTTGGCAAGGCGAGCGGCTGATCAGCCTGTTTTGCTACGAGCCCGAGGGCTTGGGCGCTGCACTTGCACATTGGATGCGCGGCCCCGAGCAGACGCTGCTGTTGGTTACCCCAGGCCGGGCTGCGCGGGCCGTACAAGCGGCATGGAGCACTGCTATAGAGGCTTCTGGTGTCCCTGAAGGTGAAAGCAAACTGCGTCTCCACCACCTTCCCGCGCTGACGCAGGCCGAGTTTGACGATCTGCTGCGCAGCTGCGATGTCAACCTGGTTCGGGGAGAAGACTCGCTGGTGCGCGCACTATGGGCGGGCAAGCCTTTCCTGTGGCACATCTACCCCCAAGACGACGGGGCACACCTCTACAAGCTCAACGCCTTTCTGGACTGCCTGCAAGTCCCCGCCGGCTTGCGGACGCTCTTTGCCGCTTGGAATGGCCTCCCCTTGCCAAGCGGTGCCGAAGGCACCCCCATAGACTGGGCGCTGCTGCACGCCGAAGAATCTCGCATAGCAGCGCACCGCTGGTGCATTCAGCTGGCGGCTCAAGAGGACCTGGTCACAGCGCTGGTCAATTTCGTGGAGAAAAAGCGATAA
- the efp gene encoding elongation factor P, with amino-acid sequence MKIAQEIRAGNVIMHGKDPMVVLKTEYSRGGRNSATVRMKLKSLIANFGTEVVFKADDKMDQIILDKKDCTYSYFADPLYVWMDADYNQYEVESENMGDALNYLEDGMTAEVVFYEGKAISVELPTSVVREITWTEPAVKGDTSGKVLKPAKIATGFEIGVPIFVAQNDKVEIDTRTGEYRKRV; translated from the coding sequence ATGAAAATCGCACAAGAAATCCGCGCCGGCAACGTGATCATGCACGGCAAAGACCCCATGGTCGTCCTGAAGACCGAATACAGCCGCGGCGGCCGCAACTCTGCCACCGTGCGCATGAAGCTCAAGAGCCTGATCGCTAACTTCGGTACCGAAGTCGTGTTCAAGGCCGACGACAAGATGGACCAGATCATCTTGGACAAGAAGGATTGCACCTACTCCTACTTCGCTGATCCCCTGTATGTCTGGATGGACGCTGACTACAACCAGTACGAAGTGGAATCGGAAAACATGGGCGATGCCCTGAACTACCTCGAAGACGGCATGACCGCTGAAGTGGTGTTCTACGAAGGCAAGGCTATTTCTGTCGAATTGCCCACCAGCGTGGTGCGCGAAATTACCTGGACTGAACCTGCAGTCAAGGGCGACACCTCCGGCAAGGTGCTCAAGCCCGCCAAGATTGCTACCGGCTTCGAAATCGGCGTGCCAATTTTTGTGGCTCAAAACGATAAGGTCGAAATCGACACCCGCACCGGCGAATACCGTAAGCGCGTTTAA
- a CDS encoding TIGR00730 family Rossman fold protein, whose product MENTQNLNESRIANAWADLQNHSDQGGALDQDAYRLAFADPEFLLRRETRGIRIQLEMLKPDLDQAAQGVDNTVVVFGSARFPSPEDAEAFAQAAELSGDAQQIAVAKRHLRNAKHYDNARLFARLVAGHSARKPKDQRLFICTGGGPGIMEAANRGAHEMGALTPGLNITLPHEQRANPYVTPSLSFKFHYFATRKMHFMMRAKALVAFPGGFGTLDELFEVITLVQTKKAKPVPIILFGTDYWKRLINMDVLVEEGAISPEDLNLLHYTDDPQDAWDVIRNFYGLPV is encoded by the coding sequence ATGGAAAACACGCAAAACCTCAACGAAAGCCGTATCGCCAACGCCTGGGCGGACCTGCAAAACCACTCCGACCAAGGTGGTGCCCTCGACCAAGACGCCTACCGCCTGGCCTTCGCCGATCCCGAATTCCTGCTACGCCGCGAGACCCGTGGCATCCGCATCCAGCTCGAGATGCTCAAGCCCGACCTGGACCAGGCCGCACAGGGCGTGGACAACACCGTGGTGGTCTTTGGTAGCGCGCGCTTCCCGTCACCCGAAGATGCCGAGGCGTTTGCTCAAGCCGCCGAATTGTCAGGGGATGCCCAACAAATCGCGGTGGCCAAGCGCCACTTGCGCAACGCCAAGCACTACGACAACGCACGTTTGTTTGCCCGCTTGGTAGCCGGACACAGCGCCCGCAAACCCAAAGACCAGCGCTTGTTCATTTGCACCGGCGGTGGCCCCGGCATCATGGAGGCGGCGAACCGCGGCGCCCACGAAATGGGTGCACTCACCCCCGGTCTGAACATCACCCTGCCGCATGAGCAACGTGCCAACCCCTACGTGACGCCGTCCTTGAGCTTCAAGTTTCACTACTTTGCCACCCGCAAAATGCACTTCATGATGCGGGCCAAAGCGCTGGTCGCTTTTCCTGGCGGCTTCGGCACCCTGGACGAGCTGTTTGAAGTCATCACCCTGGTGCAGACCAAAAAGGCCAAGCCGGTCCCCATCATCCTATTCGGCACCGACTACTGGAAGCGCCTGATCAACATGGATGTGCTGGTGGAAGAAGGTGCCATCTCGCCCGAAGACCTGAATCTGCTCCACTACACCGACGACCCGCAAGACGCCTGGGACGTGATCCGTAACTTTTACGGACTTCCGGTGTGA
- a CDS encoding MFS transporter → MSGLHPSAPSAADPQQGPRALLRLISGHVCLHASMAGMRLAAPLWALQHGYGPLAVGFLLALFSLSQVFLALPAGRFADRHGLRKPVSRAVVAATIGASAAVAFPHFVVLCFAALMMGGATGAASIALQRHVGRAAADATDLRRVFSWLSIGPAISNFLGPVCAGLLIDYAGVWLGGSAADRNGFVAAFALTALLPSLAWLCVRSTRELEPIVHAGGVAPSAWPLLKEPIMRRLLLVNWLLSSCWDVHTFVVPVLGHERGYSASVIGTILGAFAVAAAVVRVFLPMLAARLREWAVVTAAMVVTAVLFAVYPLMPSAWAMGVCSVLLGLALGTVQPMIMSMLHQITPHALHGQAIALRLMTINLSSVLMPMLFGTAGVVVGVSVVFWTVGALVGLGSHAAWGLRVGPHTGSP, encoded by the coding sequence ATGAGCGGCCTTCACCCTTCCGCGCCATCCGCAGCTGACCCACAGCAGGGACCTAGGGCGCTGCTGCGCTTGATCAGCGGACACGTCTGCCTGCATGCCAGTATGGCCGGGATGCGACTGGCTGCGCCCTTGTGGGCCCTGCAGCACGGATATGGCCCCTTAGCGGTGGGTTTTTTGCTGGCCCTGTTCTCTTTGTCACAGGTGTTTTTGGCCTTGCCGGCGGGGCGCTTTGCAGACCGCCATGGTCTGCGCAAGCCAGTATCCCGGGCAGTGGTGGCCGCCACGATAGGTGCCAGCGCGGCGGTGGCTTTTCCTCATTTCGTCGTGCTGTGTTTTGCCGCCCTGATGATGGGCGGCGCCACCGGCGCGGCTTCGATTGCTCTACAACGCCATGTCGGGCGTGCGGCGGCGGATGCGACTGATTTGCGCCGTGTGTTCAGTTGGTTGTCCATCGGCCCGGCGATCTCCAACTTTTTGGGGCCTGTGTGTGCGGGTTTGCTGATTGACTATGCGGGTGTCTGGCTGGGCGGCAGTGCAGCAGACCGCAACGGCTTTGTGGCGGCATTTGCACTCACTGCCTTGTTGCCCTCGTTAGCGTGGCTGTGCGTGCGCTCTACCCGTGAGCTGGAACCCATCGTGCACGCGGGAGGAGTCGCACCCAGCGCGTGGCCGCTGCTCAAAGAGCCGATCATGCGCCGGCTGCTGTTGGTGAATTGGTTGCTCTCCAGCTGCTGGGATGTGCATACCTTTGTGGTGCCGGTGCTCGGCCATGAACGGGGCTACAGTGCCTCTGTGATCGGCACGATTCTGGGGGCCTTTGCGGTGGCGGCTGCGGTGGTGCGGGTCTTCTTGCCCATGTTGGCGGCCCGTCTGCGCGAGTGGGCCGTGGTTACCGCGGCCATGGTGGTGACCGCTGTGCTGTTTGCGGTCTACCCTTTGATGCCCAGCGCTTGGGCGATGGGCGTGTGCTCGGTATTGCTGGGGCTGGCGCTGGGCACGGTGCAACCCATGATCATGAGCATGCTTCACCAGATCACGCCCCATGCCTTGCACGGGCAGGCAATTGCCTTGCGGCTGATGACCATCAACCTCTCCAGTGTGCTCATGCCCATGCTCTTTGGCACGGCAGGCGTAGTAGTCGGGGTGTCGGTGGTGTTCTGGACCGTGGGTGCCTTGGTGGGGCTGGGTTCACACGCAGCGTGGGGGCTGCGTGTGGGGCCTCACACCGGAAGTCCGTAA
- the rmuC gene encoding DNA recombination protein RmuC, protein MTEWMVVAGVALGLLQLVLLVVLLRSRTANDPQARAQELAQLEAQRQELLARLQSSSERVERELRREVQESARSGRQELAQNLAMFQKSLVQQAAEATRTQNTQIDAFGQQLALLQKTLSDTLANQLSALSESNARRMAEVRQTLEAQLAQLQTTNSAKLDEMRATVDEKLQTTLQARLGESFKQVAERLEQVHKGLGEMQSLAQGVGDLKHLLTNVKTRGMFGEAQLASLLEQVFVPDQYATQVATRPGSKNVVDFAIKLPGKSENGEPLWLPIDAKFPNEDYERLLDAQGRADAAAAEAAGKALEMRIRLEAKSISEKYVEPPHTTDFAILFLPTEGLYAEVLRRPGLMDVLQREHRVTLAGPTTLLAMLSSLQMGFRTLALEKRSSEVWQVLGAVKTEFSKFGDVLAKVKSQTETVLKTLDSAEVRSRAMGRALKKVEALPDTQAQALLPIDRDLDRDADGAGL, encoded by the coding sequence ATGACGGAGTGGATGGTCGTGGCGGGAGTGGCTTTGGGGCTGTTGCAACTGGTACTGCTGGTTGTGCTTTTGCGCAGTCGCACGGCCAACGATCCGCAGGCCCGAGCCCAAGAGCTGGCGCAACTGGAGGCCCAGCGCCAGGAGCTGTTGGCCCGCTTGCAAAGCAGCAGCGAGCGCGTGGAGCGCGAGCTGCGCCGCGAGGTGCAAGAGAGCGCGCGCAGTGGTCGCCAAGAGCTGGCGCAAAACCTGGCCATGTTTCAAAAGAGCCTGGTGCAGCAAGCCGCCGAAGCCACCCGCACCCAGAACACGCAGATCGACGCCTTCGGCCAGCAACTCGCGTTGTTGCAAAAGACCCTGTCTGACACCCTGGCCAACCAGCTCAGTGCCCTGAGTGAATCCAACGCACGCCGCATGGCGGAAGTGCGCCAAACCCTGGAAGCCCAATTGGCCCAGCTACAAACCACCAACTCTGCCAAGCTCGACGAGATGCGCGCCACGGTGGACGAAAAGCTGCAAACCACCTTGCAAGCCCGCTTGGGCGAAAGCTTCAAGCAAGTGGCGGAGCGCTTGGAGCAGGTGCACAAAGGGTTGGGCGAAATGCAGTCGCTCGCCCAAGGCGTGGGTGACTTGAAGCACCTGCTCACCAATGTCAAAACCCGCGGCATGTTCGGCGAGGCCCAGTTGGCATCGCTCTTGGAGCAGGTGTTTGTGCCCGACCAATACGCTACGCAGGTGGCCACCCGCCCAGGCAGCAAAAACGTGGTCGATTTCGCCATCAAGCTGCCCGGCAAATCGGAGAACGGTGAGCCGCTGTGGCTGCCGATTGACGCCAAGTTCCCCAACGAGGACTACGAGCGCTTGCTCGACGCGCAGGGCAGGGCGGATGCTGCCGCTGCCGAGGCGGCGGGCAAGGCGCTGGAGATGCGCATCCGGCTGGAGGCCAAGTCGATTTCCGAGAAGTATGTGGAGCCCCCGCACACCACCGACTTCGCCATTCTGTTTTTACCGACTGAAGGTCTGTACGCCGAAGTACTGCGCCGCCCTGGTCTGATGGATGTCTTACAGCGCGAACACCGCGTCACCCTGGCCGGGCCCACTACCTTGCTAGCCATGCTCAGCTCTTTACAAATGGGCTTTCGGACGCTGGCTTTGGAAAAGCGCTCCAGCGAGGTGTGGCAGGTGCTGGGTGCTGTCAAAACCGAGTTCAGCAAGTTCGGCGATGTGCTGGCCAAGGTCAAGTCGCAAACCGAGACCGTGCTCAAAACCCTGGACAGCGCCGAAGTGCGCAGCCGCGCCATGGGGCGAGCACTCAAAAAAGTGGAGGCCTTGCCGGACACCCAGGCGCAAGCCCTGTTGCCCATAGACCGCGATCTGGACCGGGATGCTGACGGTGCCGGTCTATGA
- a CDS encoding 2-hydroxyacid dehydrogenase — MTTPSTKPRILVSRAIFPEVIAQLEAAFEVEHNQTDAVWSPQELAARLQGKDGVLTTGGERISAELLQACPQLKICANMAVGFNNFDVPAMTASGVQGTNAPDVLTETTADFGFALMMATARRMAESEHFLRAGLWKRWSYDMFCGSDIHGATLGILGMGRIGQGIARRGFHGFGMKVIYHNRSRLDAGLEAACGAQYVDKATLLAQADHLVLVVPYSAESHHTIGAAELALMKPTATLTNIARGGIVDDAALAHALRSGQIAAAGLDVFEGEPQVHPDLLTVPNVVLTPHIASATLSTRRAMAQLAADNLLRFFASGEVLTPVNTLGAVRR, encoded by the coding sequence ATGACAACACCATCTACCAAACCTCGCATTCTCGTCAGCCGGGCCATCTTCCCCGAGGTGATCGCTCAGCTGGAGGCGGCCTTCGAGGTCGAGCACAACCAAACGGATGCCGTCTGGTCACCCCAAGAGTTGGCCGCCCGTTTGCAAGGCAAAGACGGCGTGCTCACCACCGGTGGCGAGCGCATCAGCGCCGAGCTGCTGCAGGCTTGCCCGCAACTCAAAATCTGCGCCAATATGGCCGTGGGCTTTAACAACTTCGATGTGCCGGCCATGACCGCCAGCGGCGTGCAGGGCACCAATGCACCGGACGTGCTGACCGAGACCACCGCCGACTTCGGCTTCGCGCTCATGATGGCTACCGCCCGCCGCATGGCCGAGAGCGAGCACTTTTTGCGCGCCGGTTTGTGGAAGCGCTGGAGCTACGACATGTTTTGCGGCAGCGACATCCATGGCGCCACGCTCGGCATTCTGGGCATGGGGCGCATCGGGCAGGGCATTGCGCGGCGCGGTTTCCATGGCTTCGGCATGAAGGTGATCTATCACAACCGTAGCCGGCTGGATGCGGGGCTGGAAGCCGCGTGTGGTGCGCAGTACGTAGACAAAGCGACGCTGCTCGCACAAGCCGACCATCTGGTGCTGGTGGTGCCGTACTCGGCGGAGTCGCACCACACCATCGGTGCTGCGGAGTTGGCGCTGATGAAGCCCACCGCCACCCTGACCAACATTGCGCGCGGCGGCATTGTGGACGATGCGGCGCTGGCCCACGCCCTGCGCAGCGGGCAGATTGCCGCGGCCGGGCTGGACGTGTTTGAAGGCGAACCGCAAGTGCACCCGGACCTGCTGACGGTGCCCAACGTGGTGCTGACCCCGCATATCGCAAGCGCCACGCTCTCCACGCGACGTGCTATGGCCCAACTGGCTGCGGACAATTTGCTGCGCTTTTTTGCGAGCGGCGAGGTGCTCACCCCCGTGAACACACTGGGCGCAGTGCGCCGTTAA
- the pncB gene encoding nicotinate phosphoribosyltransferase, giving the protein MIITSLLDTDLYKFTMMQVVLHQFPGAQVEYRFKCRNPGMDLAAHAAEIREEIRSLCSLQFQESELAYLRSMRFIKSDFVDFLGLFRLNEKYITVTPLAHGELDISIVGPWLHTILFEIPVLAIVNEVYFRNTQRVPDFVEGRKRLETKIEQLRAEGLQDLKIADYGTRRRFSRAWHDEVLRVLSAKLGTVQSPGNAAGRPGQLAGTSNVLLAMKLGLTPLGTMAHEYLQASQALGPRLRDSQIFAFESWAREYRGDLGIALSDVYGMNAFLRDFDMYFCKLFDGARHDSGDPFTWGERMIAHYLSNRVNPSTKTLIFSDGLTIPRTIELYQQFRGRCQLAFGIGTNLTNDLGYTPLQIVIKMVRCNGQPVAKLSDTPSKNMCDDEKYLAYLRQVFEIPTPTETPAAPATQPSVSA; this is encoded by the coding sequence ATGATCATCACCAGCCTGCTGGACACCGACCTCTACAAATTCACCATGATGCAAGTGGTGCTGCACCAGTTTCCGGGGGCGCAAGTGGAGTACCGCTTCAAGTGCCGCAACCCGGGCATGGATCTGGCGGCGCATGCGGCTGAGATTCGCGAGGAAATCCGTTCCCTGTGCAGCCTTCAGTTCCAGGAGAGCGAGCTGGCTTATCTGCGGTCCATGCGCTTTATCAAGAGCGACTTTGTGGATTTTCTGGGGCTGTTCCGCCTGAACGAAAAGTACATCACCGTCACGCCCTTGGCCCATGGTGAGTTGGACATCAGCATCGTCGGTCCGTGGCTGCACACCATCTTGTTTGAGATTCCGGTGCTGGCCATCGTGAACGAGGTGTACTTCCGCAACACTCAGCGGGTGCCGGATTTTGTGGAAGGGCGCAAGCGCCTGGAAACCAAGATCGAGCAGTTGCGCGCGGAGGGCCTGCAAGACCTGAAGATTGCCGATTACGGCACCCGTCGCCGCTTTTCACGTGCGTGGCACGACGAGGTGCTACGCGTACTCAGTGCTAAGCTCGGCACGGTGCAAAGCCCGGGCAATGCCGCAGGCCGCCCCGGCCAGCTGGCGGGTACCAGCAATGTCTTGCTGGCCATGAAGCTGGGTCTTACGCCCTTGGGCACCATGGCCCACGAATACTTGCAGGCCTCGCAGGCCTTGGGCCCGAGACTGCGGGACAGCCAGATTTTTGCCTTCGAGTCATGGGCCCGGGAATACCGCGGCGACCTCGGCATCGCGCTCAGCGACGTGTATGGCATGAACGCGTTTCTGCGCGACTTCGACATGTACTTTTGCAAACTTTTCGATGGCGCGCGCCACGACAGCGGCGACCCGTTCACCTGGGGTGAGCGCATGATTGCGCACTACCTCAGCAACCGGGTGAACCCGAGTACCAAAACACTGATCTTTAGCGACGGGCTGACCATTCCGCGCACCATCGAGCTCTACCAGCAGTTCCGCGGACGCTGCCAGCTGGCCTTCGGCATCGGTACCAATCTGACCAATGATCTCGGCTACACGCCGTTGCAAATCGTCATCAAGATGGTGCGCTGCAACGGTCAACCGGTGGCCAAGCTCTCCGACACACCGTCCAAGAACATGTGTGATGACGAGAAATACCTGGCCTACCTGCGCCAGGTGTTTGAAATACCGACCCCGACGGAAACACCCGCCGCGCCCGCCACCCAACCCTCGGTTTCAGCATGA